A genomic segment from Phragmites australis chromosome 6, lpPhrAust1.1, whole genome shotgun sequence encodes:
- the LOC133921148 gene encoding uncharacterized protein LOC133921148 has translation MEKAGHQLIGGGRKGPAAAPPLGLRKQNSWSPDIERDEAWERRRRGMHPGGSGLRRARSVTDDDLDELRGCIDLGFGFEPPAGCAACGAGRTRLMETLPALDLYYAVHGGGGAERCACSCGAASEASSEESPLGSPLSILSPGDTPETVKMRLKQWAQVVALSVLNRR, from the exons ATGGAGAAGGCGGGGCACCAGCTTAtcggcggcgggaggaaggggccggcggcggcgccgccgttGGGGCTGCGGAAGCAGAACTCGTGGTCGCCCGACATCGAGCGGGACGAGGcgtgggagcggcggcggcgcgggatgCACCCCGGGGGCTCGGGCCTGCGGCGCGCGCGGAGCGTCACAGACGACGACCTCGACGAGCTCCGCGGGTGCATCGATCTGGGGTTCGGGTTCGAGCCGCCCGCTGGGTGCGCCGCGTGCGGCGCCGGGAGGACCCGCCTCATGGAGACGCTCCCCGCGCTGGACCTCTACTACGCcgtgcacggcggcggcggagcggaAAGGTGCGCGTGCTCGTGCGGCGCCGCGTCGGAGGCGTCCTCCGAGGAGTCGCCGCTCGGCAGCCCATTGTCCATCCTCTCTCCAG GCGACACGCCGGAGACGGTGAAGATGCGGCTGAAGCAGTGGGCGCAGGTGGTCGCCCTCTCCGTGCTGAACCGCCGCTGA